The following proteins come from a genomic window of Populus nigra chromosome 6, ddPopNigr1.1, whole genome shotgun sequence:
- the LOC133697295 gene encoding BAHD acyltransferase At5g47980-like yields MSVPLRIEIMQRETIKPSSPTPLHLRSLKLSLLDQSMPVGHIPLQLFYPRNGNDTDHLAKATERSLLLKTSLSEALTHFYPFAGRLKDNLSIECDDHGAEYIEARIHCILSDILKKPDTKVLKQLLPAAISEPATARDSQLIVQASFFDCGGLAIGVNLSHKVADAATLTSFIKCWAATARRSSTEVVISPVFMGASIFPQMDLPISMLPVYLIKGESVMKRFVFEAPKITALKAKAISASVPDPTRVESVTALIWKCAMSASRSNLGVPRKAVLSLGVNIRKRLVPTLPDNYGGNYAGSISARIEDHDDLELQGIVSRIRKDLIEFGEKYAKITPGDDISLAICKTVEEFGKMAMSKDIDYYNCSSWCRFELYDADFGWGKPRWLSNVLTIELKNLMCLIDTRDGDGIEACISLSPEDMALFESNRELLEFASANPSSIEPFKHKTISIQALGISPCGWREESHRVNERLPHYCAIALGFRLRRLHAVHLRRISHYRAIALGFQLRRLHNVHLVRKPNITHHRFIGILIVLGLVDKCSGLNPRGVLEIECPFYKGENSRASPWKRIPLCCVPQAQGLVEKLDKDWMDFYVWTPNGSSLSALYRDEA; encoded by the exons ATGTCTGTGCCTCTGAGAATCGAGATCATGCAGAGAGAAACCATCAAACCATCCTCTCCAACGCCCCTTCACTTAAGAAGTCTCAAGCTCTCTCTTCTGGACCAATCCATGCCAGTAGGTCACATTCCCCTGCAGCTATTTTACCCCAGGAATGGAAACGACACAGATCACCTTGCCAAAGCCACGGAAAGGTCACTGCTACTAAAGACCTCACTGTCTGAAGCCTTGACTCATTTTTATCCATTCGCAGGCAGACTCAAAGACAATTTGTCCATTGAATGTGATGACCATGGGGCTGAATATATTGAGGCTCGAATCCATTGTATTCTCTCTGATATTCTCAAAAAGCCTGATACTAAAGTGCTAAAACAACTCCTTCCTGCAGCTATAAGTGAACCAGCCACGGCCAGGGATAGTCAATTAATTGTCCAAGCTAGTTTCTTTGATTGTGGTGGCTTGGCAATTGGCGTgaatctttctcacaaggttgcAGATGCAGCCACGCTAACATCATTCATCAAGTGCTGGGCTGCAACCGCTCGCAGGTCGAGTACTGAGGTGGTGATCAGTCCAGTGTTCATGGGTGCTTCTATTTTCCCACAAATGGATTTACCAATCTCAATGCTTCCAGTATATTTGATTAAAGGAGAGTCTGTCATGAAAAGGTTTGTGTTTGAAGCTCCCAAAATTACTGCTCTCAAGGCTAAAGCCATCAGTGCAAGCGTGCCAGATCCAACACGGGTGGAATCTGTAACAGCGTTGATCTGGAAATGTGCGATGAGCGCATCAAGATCAAACTTGGGGGTTCCAAGAAAAGCTGTGTTGTCTCTTGGAGTGAATATTCGGAAGAGGCTTGTGCCAACCTTACCAGACAACTACGGTGGGAACTACGCAGGTAGTATATCAGCGCGGATAGAGGATCATGATGATTTAGAATTGCAAGGTATAGTGAGCCGTATAAGGAAAGATCTTATAGAGTTTGGTGaaaaatatgctaaaataaCCCCAGGGGACGATATTTCGTTAGCAATTTGCAAGACGGTGGAAGAGTTTGGAAAGATGGCCATGAGCAAAGATATTGACTACTATAACTGCTCCAGTTGGTGTAGATTTGAACTTTATGATGCTGATTTCGGATGGGGAAAACCAAGATGGTTGAGTAATGTTTTAACTATAGAGCTGAAAAATCTTATGTGTTTGATCGACACAAGGGATGGTGATGGAATAGAAGCGTGTATAAGCTTGAGTCCAGAAGACATGGCCTTGTTCGAATCCAACAGGGAGCTGCTTGAATTTGCTTCTGCAAATCCTAGT TCCATAGAGCCCTTCAAACACAAAACTATTAGCATACAAGCACTTGGCATCTCTCCATGTGGCTGGAGAGAGGAGTCACACAGAGTGAATGAAAGACTTCCACATTATTGTGCAATTGCACTTGGATTCCGACTTCGGAGGCTTCATGCTGTCCATCTTCGGAGGATTTCACATTATCGTGCAATTGCACTTGGATTCCAACTTAGGAGGCTTCATAATGTCCATCTCGTTCGGAAGCCCAACATTACGCACCATAGATTCATTGGCATTCTCATCGTTCTCGGTCTAGTTGACAAGTGTTCTGGGCTGAATCCCAGAGGAGTGCTGGAAATAGAGTGTCCATTTTATAAAGGAGAAAATAGTAGGGCTTCACCTTGGAAGCGGATCCCTCTTTGTTGTGTCCCACAAGCTCAAGGTTTAGTGGAAAAGCTCGACAAGGATTGGATGGATTTCTATGTCTGGACTCCTAATGGAAGCAGTCTGTCTGCGTTATATCGAGACGAGGCATAA